Proteins encoded within one genomic window of Lagenorhynchus albirostris chromosome 9, mLagAlb1.1, whole genome shotgun sequence:
- the E2F8 gene encoding transcription factor E2F8: MENEKENLFFEPHKRGLVKTPLKESTAANIVLAEIQPDFGPLTTPTKPKEISQGEPWTPTANLKMLISAVSPEIRYRDQKRGLFDNGNGLPEARDCLHEHLSGDEYEKSQPSRKEKSLGLLCHKFLARYPNYPNPAVNNDICLDEVAEELNVERRRIYDIVNVLESLHMVSRLAKNRYTWHGRHNLNQTLGTLKSVGEENKYAEQIMMIKKKEYEQEFDFSKSYRIEDPIIKSNTGQNGHPDMCFVELPGVEFRAASVNSRKDKSLRVMSQKFVMLFLVSTPQIVSLEVAAKILIGEDHVEDLDKSKFKTKIRRLYDIANVLSSLDLIKKVHVTEERGRKPAFKWTGPEISPNPSGLGPVLPFAPSDLEGRRSSKENCAKNLFSARGKPNFTRHPSLIKLVKSIESDRRKINSAPTSPIKTNKAESSQNSVPFPSKMAQLAAICKMQLEEQSSEPRKKVKVQLARSGHCKPMAPLDPPANAELEMTAPSLIQPLGVVPLIPSPLPSAVPVILPQAPSGPSYAIYLQPAQAQTMTPPQGLSPTVCPTPSPNATRSKGSTDTTTENAANDAPKSSASARPGSLLPGLERQGTKNRDREPAGERGSKRASMLEDNGSKKKFKEDLKGLENVSTTLFPSGYLIPLTQCSSLGAESILSSKESSGTLSPNHRIYSSPIAGVIPVTSSELTAVNFPSFHVTPLKLMVSPTSVAAVPVGNSSALTSSHPVPVQNPSSAVVNFTLQHLGLISPGMQVSASPGPGTVPVSPRIETVSVTPENAGTQQGRATKYDVSVLGQNQTNGQSVAVTGAQQPVPVTPKGSQLVAESFFRTPGGPTKPKGSSCVDFDGANNTSIGTLFVPQRKLEVSTEDVH; this comes from the exons GAAAATCTCTTTTTCGAGCCACATAAAAGGGGACTGGTGAAAACACCTCTGAAAGAATCCACCGCAGCAAATATAGTGTTGGCGGAGATCCAACCTGACTTTGGCCCTTTAACCACACCCACCAAGCCCAAGGAGATCTCCCAGGGAGAACCGTGGACACCAACAGCCAACCTAAAAATGCTAATCAGTGCCGTGAGCCCAGAGATCCGCTACAGAGATCAGAAAAGGGGTTTGTTTGACAACGGAAATGGATTACCTGAGGCCAGAGATTGTTTACAT GAACACTTATCTGGAGACGAATATGAGAAATCCCAACCCAGTCGAAAAGAGAAAAGTTTAGGACTGTTGTGTCATAAGTTCTTAGCTCGATATCCCAACTATCCCAACCCTGCTGTGAATAACGACATCTGTCTTGATGAAGTAGCCGAGGAACTTA ATGTTGAGCGCCGACGCATTTACGATATCGTCAACGTTCTAGAGAGTCTGCACATGGTGAGCCGGCTTGCCAAAAACAGATACACTTGGCACGGCCGACACAACCTCAACCAAACCCTTGGGACTCTGAAGAGCGTCGGGGAAGAGAACAAGTACGCCGAGCAGATTATGATgatcaaaaagaaagaatatgaacAAGAGTTTGACTTTAGTAAGAGTTACCGTATAGAGGATCCGATTATCAAATCAAACACTGGCCAAAACGGACACCCAGACATGTGTTTTGTCGAACTTCCTGGAGTGGAATTTCGGGCAG CCTCTGTAAACAGCCGCAAAGACAAGTCTTTAAGAGTGATGAGCCAGAAATTTGTGATGCTATTTTTGGTGTCAACGCCTCAGATAGTGAGCCTGGAAGTTGCTGCCAAGATTTTAATTGGGGAGGACCATGTGGAAGATTTGGATAAAAGCAAGTTTAAAA CAAAAATTAGGAGGTTGTATGATATAGCTAATGTTCTGAGTAGCCTGGATCTTATCAAGAAAGTTCACGTTACAGAGGAAAGAGGCCGAAAACCAGCTTTTAAATGGACAGGCCCAGAAATCAGTCCAAATCCCAGTg GTCTTGGCCCAGTGCTTCCTTTTGCTCCCTCTGATTTGGAAGGGAGGCGGTCTTCTAAAGAGAACTGTGCCAAAAACCTCTTTTCCGCACGTGGGAAACCAAACTTCACTCGACACCCATCTCTCATCAAACTGGTAAAGAGCATAGAAAGTGATCGGAGAAAGATAAATTCTGCTCCCACTAGCCCTATCAAAACCAACAAAG CTGAGAGTTCTCAGAATTCTGTGCCTTTCCCCAGTAAAATGGCTCAGCTCGCAGCTATTTGCAAAATGCAGTTAGAAGAGCAATCAAG TGAAcccagaaagaaagtgaaagtacAACTGGCAAGATCTGGGCACTGCAAACCAATGGCCCCTCTGGACCCTCCAGCAAATGCTGAGCTAGAGATGACAGCACCGTCCCTCATCCAGCCCCTGGGGGTGGTCCCCCTCATCCCCAGCCCATTGCCATCGGCAGTGCCCGTGATCCTACCTCAGGCCCCTTCGGGCCCATCATATGCCATCTACCTGCAGCCTGCCCAGGCCCAAACGATGACGCCGCCCCAAGGCCTGAGCCCCACGGtctgccccaccccctctcctAACGCTACGAGATCAAAAGGTTCCACGGATACCACCACAGAGAATGCAGCCAATGATGCACCAAAGTCCAGTGCCTCCGCCAGGCCTGGAAGCTTGCTGCCCGGGCTAGAGCGACAAGGTACAAAGAACCGAGACAGGGAGCCTGCTGGAGAAAGAGGCTCAAAGAGGGCAAGCATGCTCGAGGACAATGGttccaaaaagaaatttaaagaagacctaaaaggACTTGAAAATGTCTCCACA ACCTTGTTCCCATCAGGATACCTAATCCCTCTCACCCAATGCTCAAGCCTGGGGGCAGAGTCCATTTTGTCTAGTAAAGAAAGCTCAGGTACACTTTCCCCAAACCACAGGATCTACAGCTCCCCGATTGCAG GTGTTATTCCAGTGACATCATCTGAACTCACTGCTGTTAATTTTCCCTCTTTTCATGTAACACCTTTGAAGCTAATGGTCTCACCAACTTCCGTGGCAGCCGTCCCTGTCGGGAACAGCTCGGCTCTCACTTCGAGCCACCCCGTTCCCGTCCAGAACCCGAGCTCAGCCGTTGTAAACTTCACTCTGCAGCACTTGGGCCTCATCTCCCCTGGTATGCAGGTGTCCGCCAGCCCCGGGCCTGGAACCGTTCCTGTGTCTCCAAGAATAGAGACTGTTAGTGTCACACCAGAAAATGCAGGCACTCAGCAAGGAAGGGCCACCAAGTACGACGTATCAGTCCTGGGCCAGAACCAAACAAATGGACAATCAGTTGCAGTGACAGGGGCACAACAG CCTGTTCCTGTGACACCCAAAGGGTCCCAATTAGTGGCTGAAAGCTTCTTCCGTACCCCAGGTGGACCAACGAAGCCGAAAGGCTCCTCCTGCGTGGATTTCGACGGTGCTAATAACACCTCCATAGGAACTCTCTTTGTTCCACAGCGAAAACTGGAAGTCTCAACGGAGGATGTCCATTAA